One Streptomyces coeruleorubidus DNA segment encodes these proteins:
- a CDS encoding ABC transporter permease, with protein sequence MSMLAYDGTAMLGRQLLRMRNNPGLLILTQTMPISMLLFFGYVFGSALAMPGEAYRAFLVPGLLVATAAGGIMTGMFQAAQDTHRGVTNRFRTLPMSRAAVPLGQAAADVVVTAVGTVPFLLVGLAVGWRVEGGPLAAAGAVGLLMLFRFACTWAGIYLGLLTRNEEAAGQLGGATFLLPLLSSAYIPTSGLPGWLRTAAEWNPISAVATALRDLFGNAPVPDGAAWPVAHPVAGSLLWCAVLLGVFVPLAVRQYAHGER encoded by the coding sequence ATGCTGGGCCGCCAGCTGCTGCGGATGCGGAACAACCCGGGGCTGCTGATCCTCACCCAGACGATGCCGATCAGCATGCTGCTGTTCTTCGGCTACGTCTTCGGCAGCGCCCTGGCGATGCCGGGCGAGGCGTACCGGGCGTTCCTCGTGCCGGGCCTGCTGGTGGCGACCGCCGCGGGCGGGATCATGACCGGCATGTTCCAGGCGGCCCAGGACACGCACCGGGGCGTGACGAACCGCTTTCGTACGCTGCCGATGAGCCGGGCGGCCGTTCCGCTGGGACAGGCCGCCGCGGACGTGGTGGTCACGGCCGTCGGGACGGTGCCCTTCCTGCTGGTGGGGCTCGCGGTGGGCTGGCGGGTCGAGGGCGGCCCGCTCGCAGCGGCGGGGGCCGTCGGGCTGCTGATGCTGTTCCGCTTCGCCTGCACCTGGGCCGGGATCTACCTCGGCCTGCTCACCCGGAACGAGGAGGCGGCCGGTCAGCTGGGCGGGGCGACCTTCCTGCTGCCGCTGCTGTCCAGCGCCTACATTCCGACGAGCGGACTGCCGGGGTGGCTGCGGACGGCCGCCGAGTGGAATCCGATCAGCGCGGTGGCGACGGCCCTGCGCGACCTGTTCGGCAACGCCCCTGTGCCCGACGGAGCGGCCTGGCCGGTGGCCCACCCCGTCGCGGGGTCGCTGCTGTGGTGCGCCGTGCTGCTCGGGGTGTTCGTGCCGCTGGCCGTGCGTCAGTACGCGCACGGGGAGAGGTGA
- a CDS encoding anti-sigma factor — translation MSLFRREDPHSLAAPYALDALEPPERVRFEKHLRDCGRCAAEVRALSEDAVRLAWSAAAPPPAALRDRVMAAVRTTPQDPAPQDTAREPARVRAPQLPPHVWGTQPPPQRQRRRIPLFVPFATATAAAALVVASLFAVQANRTQDQLTAERDRSREIAHVLAAPDARASSGRDGRGGTIGVIASASEGSAVVTLGGYGAPPGGRVHQLWLMRPGAQPRSLGLFEGDTPLVATDLGTSATSLAVTVEPGGGSPQPTTQPIVQLALKSVGFGE, via the coding sequence ATGAGTCTCTTCCGCCGCGAGGACCCGCACTCGCTCGCCGCGCCCTACGCGCTCGACGCCCTGGAACCCCCGGAGCGGGTCCGCTTCGAGAAGCACCTCAGGGACTGCGGCCGCTGCGCCGCCGAGGTGCGCGCCCTGTCCGAGGACGCCGTCCGGCTCGCCTGGTCCGCGGCCGCCCCGCCCCCCGCCGCCCTGCGCGACCGGGTCATGGCCGCCGTACGGACGACTCCGCAGGACCCGGCGCCGCAGGACACGGCACGCGAGCCGGCCCGCGTGCGTGCGCCGCAGCTGCCGCCGCACGTGTGGGGCACCCAGCCGCCGCCGCAGCGACAGCGGCGCCGGATCCCGCTGTTCGTGCCCTTCGCCACGGCCACCGCCGCCGCGGCTCTCGTCGTCGCCTCGCTGTTCGCGGTGCAGGCGAACCGCACCCAGGACCAGCTGACCGCCGAGCGGGACCGGTCACGTGAGATCGCCCACGTTCTCGCGGCTCCGGACGCCCGTGCGAGCAGCGGCCGGGACGGGCGGGGCGGAACCATCGGAGTGATCGCTTCCGCCTCGGAGGGGAGCGCGGTGGTCACCCTCGGCGGATACGGTGCCCCGCCGGGCGGCCGAGTGCACCAGTTGTGGCTCATGCGCCCGGGCGCGCAACCACGCTCCCTGGGGCTCTTCGAAGGCGACACGCCCCTGGTCGCGACGGATCTCGGCACCTCCGCGACGTCACTGGCCGTAACCGTCGAGCCCGGCGGCGGATCGCCGCAGCCCACCACCCAGCCGATCGTCCAACTCGCCCTGAAATCTGTTGGATTCGGAGAGTAA
- a CDS encoding sigma-70 family RNA polymerase sigma factor, whose translation MEADELLLRVAGGDQQAFEDLYGLVSGPVFGLVRRVVRDPAQSEEVAQEVLLELWRSAAKFDPGRGSAMSWILTLAHRRAVDRVRSARAAGEREQREAWRAHHPAFDQVTEEVEAGLEREWVRVCLDRLTDLQRQSVTLAYYEGYTYREVAERLSLPLGTVKTRMRDGLTRMRECLGGVA comes from the coding sequence GTGGAGGCGGACGAGCTGCTGCTGCGCGTGGCGGGCGGCGACCAGCAGGCCTTCGAGGACTTGTACGGGCTGGTGTCCGGCCCGGTGTTCGGGCTCGTACGGCGAGTGGTGCGCGACCCCGCCCAGTCGGAGGAGGTGGCTCAGGAGGTGCTGCTCGAACTGTGGCGCTCGGCCGCGAAGTTCGACCCGGGCCGGGGCAGCGCGATGTCGTGGATCCTCACCCTCGCCCACCGCCGTGCCGTCGACCGGGTGCGCAGCGCCCGCGCGGCCGGCGAGCGTGAGCAGCGGGAGGCCTGGCGCGCCCACCACCCGGCCTTCGACCAGGTCACCGAGGAGGTCGAGGCGGGACTCGAACGCGAGTGGGTACGCGTCTGCCTGGACCGCCTCACCGACCTCCAGCGCCAGTCCGTCACCCTCGCCTACTACGAGGGCTACACCTACCGTGAGGTGGCAGAGCGGCTCTCCCTGCCGCTGGGTACCGTCAAGACGCGGATGCGCGACGGGCTGACCCGGATGCGCGAGTGCCTGGGAGGCGTGGCATGA
- a CDS encoding DUF4331 domain-containing protein, with translation MTPFSRTGAGRRSIATAICGALAAGGLAAAGVTALEPEAASASSHREAPLISGTPQYDNTDVYAFVSPDKPDTTTIVANWIPFEEPAGGPNFFTFAEDAQYDLRIDSDGDAQEDLLFRYTFKTHTKNDKTFLYNTGPVESLDDPDLNITQTYDLELIKLRDLKAVSKTKVADDVPVAPSNVGKASMPDYNTLRKQAIHKLAGGAQTFAGQADDPFFLDLRVFDLLYGGNLSEVGNDTLKGYNVNTIALQVPNSFITQSHDQPVVGIWSTTQRKNAQGYFAQVSRLGNPLVNEVVNPLKDKDKFNASAPRDDAQFLQNVTNPELPKLIEAIYKIPAPDEPRNDLVDVFLKGVKDLNQPPHVTPSEQLRLNTSIKPAAKPKRLGVLDGDNAGFPNGRRLTDDVIDASLQVVEGELLGAKNDLGDAVDKNDKKFEKAFPYVALPTEGSRGPLAKGVEGGNDVRSQLGDALQPAGAQGSDDMRLIAASAGAGAGGIVLIGAALMWWRRMRNRAY, from the coding sequence ATGACACCTTTCTCCAGGACCGGTGCGGGACGCAGGAGCATCGCGACCGCGATCTGTGGTGCGCTGGCCGCCGGCGGGCTCGCAGCCGCCGGTGTGACCGCGCTGGAACCTGAGGCGGCCTCCGCCTCCAGTCACCGCGAGGCCCCGCTGATCTCTGGGACCCCGCAGTACGACAACACCGACGTGTACGCGTTCGTCAGCCCGGACAAGCCGGACACGACGACCATCGTCGCGAACTGGATCCCCTTCGAGGAACCGGCCGGCGGACCGAACTTCTTCACGTTCGCCGAGGACGCCCAGTACGACCTGCGCATCGACAGCGACGGTGACGCGCAGGAAGACCTGCTGTTCCGGTACACGTTCAAGACGCACACGAAGAACGACAAGACGTTCCTGTACAACACGGGTCCGGTCGAGAGCCTCGACGACCCCGACCTCAACATCACGCAGACGTACGACCTCGAACTGATCAAACTGCGCGATCTGAAGGCGGTGTCGAAGACCAAGGTCGCCGACGACGTGCCGGTGGCGCCGTCGAACGTCGGCAAGGCGTCGATGCCGGACTACAACACGCTGCGCAAGCAGGCGATCCACAAGCTCGCCGGGGGCGCCCAGACGTTCGCCGGGCAGGCCGACGACCCGTTCTTCCTGGACCTCAGGGTCTTCGACCTGCTGTACGGCGGGAACCTCTCCGAGGTCGGCAACGACACACTCAAGGGCTACAACGTCAACACGATCGCCCTCCAGGTCCCCAACAGCTTCATCACCCAGTCGCACGACCAGCCGGTCGTCGGCATCTGGTCGACGACCCAGCGCAAGAACGCCCAGGGCTACTTCGCGCAGGTCTCGCGCCTCGGCAACCCGCTGGTGAACGAGGTCGTCAACCCGCTGAAGGACAAGGACAAGTTCAACGCGTCCGCGCCGCGGGACGACGCGCAGTTCCTTCAGAACGTCACCAACCCGGAGCTGCCCAAGCTCATCGAGGCGATCTACAAGATCCCGGCGCCCGACGAGCCGCGCAACGACCTGGTCGACGTTTTCCTCAAGGGCGTCAAGGACCTCAACCAGCCGCCGCACGTGACGCCGTCGGAGCAGCTGCGTCTCAACACATCGATCAAGCCGGCCGCCAAGCCCAAGCGGCTGGGTGTCCTGGACGGCGACAACGCGGGCTTCCCGAACGGTCGGCGGCTGACGGACGACGTGATCGACGCCTCGCTCCAGGTCGTCGAGGGCGAGCTGCTGGGCGCGAAGAACGACCTGGGTGACGCGGTCGACAAGAACGACAAGAAGTTCGAGAAGGCCTTCCCGTACGTCGCGCTGCCGACGGAGGGTTCGCGCGGCCCGCTCGCCAAGGGCGTGGAGGGCGGCAACGACGTCCGCAGCCAGCTCGGCGACGCGCTCCAGCCGGCCGGTGCCCAGGGCTCGGACGACATGCGCCTGATCGCCGCGTCCGCCGGGGCCGGGGCGGGCGGCATCGTCCTGATCGGCGCGGCCCTCATGTGGTGGCGCCGCATGCGGAACCGGGCGTACTGA
- a CDS encoding tetratricopeptide repeat protein — MPPRTTDSAPERRDDDQPHPGPETDSEPSVLRGQGRAGTGGDAGVEAGQDEGSTAEAGDGPRPDPAGAAGGGHDTAPAPGAVGTAGADSPGMKAHAAHGTGPDAESTPGTHDRPGAETEPAAEGKPDGRSPDPPPGHEDNAGAESAPRPHADPENDAGVDERVAAVRRAADGGRRWRAAHLAGCAALLAVALTGGAIAFGGTGGGRAGAGVEAVSAGAPAAGVLARGDLDSGIGSLQQHLRAQPRDFGSWATLGTAYVEQARTNGDPSRYPQAERALKRSLELDPGNDQALAGRAALAAARHDFTGALKDADRALKQNPYNERALCTRIDALVELGRYEDAAEAAGTADDRRPGVPVFTRYAYVKELRGDVRAARDVLERALEAADSPADIAYVATSLGQLAWNQGEYKTALGHYARALAADEAYLPALEGRARAQAANGERAAAVEGLEQVVARFPLPGPLVALGELYEDRGTDGDRAKAGDQYALVDAWTSLARAGGVNADLDSAMAAADHGDKKEALRAARAEWNRRHSVHTADALAWALHVNGRDEEALPYARRATATGYRNAGFLYHRGIIERATGNDREARDHLKAALDLNPGFSPLGAREARTALKDLEGTR; from the coding sequence ATGCCTCCGCGTACGACGGACAGCGCACCGGAGAGGCGCGACGACGACCAGCCGCACCCCGGCCCGGAGACCGACTCAGAGCCGTCGGTGCTGCGGGGGCAGGGGCGAGCCGGCACGGGCGGCGACGCCGGGGTGGAGGCGGGGCAGGATGAGGGCTCGACTGCCGAAGCGGGCGACGGGCCGCGCCCGGACCCAGCCGGCGCGGCAGGGGGCGGGCACGACACCGCCCCGGCCCCTGGGGCGGTGGGCACGGCAGGTGCGGACTCCCCCGGCATGAAGGCTCACGCCGCGCACGGCACCGGCCCCGATGCCGAGAGCACGCCCGGCACCCACGACCGTCCCGGCGCCGAGACCGAACCCGCCGCCGAAGGCAAACCTGACGGGCGCAGCCCCGACCCTCCCCCCGGGCACGAGGACAACGCCGGCGCCGAGAGCGCGCCCCGCCCCCACGCCGACCCCGAGAACGACGCCGGCGTCGACGAACGCGTGGCCGCCGTGCGGCGGGCCGCCGATGGCGGGCGGCGTTGGCGGGCTGCTCATCTGGCAGGCTGTGCCGCGCTGCTGGCCGTCGCGCTGACCGGTGGGGCCATCGCCTTCGGGGGTACGGGGGGCGGCCGTGCGGGGGCCGGTGTCGAGGCCGTGTCCGCCGGGGCGCCGGCAGCCGGCGTGCTGGCCCGGGGGGATCTCGACTCGGGGATCGGGTCCCTGCAGCAGCATCTTCGCGCCCAGCCCAGGGACTTCGGCAGCTGGGCCACCCTCGGGACCGCCTACGTCGAACAGGCCCGGACGAACGGCGACCCCTCGCGCTATCCGCAGGCCGAGCGCGCGCTGAAGCGGTCCCTGGAGCTCGACCCCGGTAACGACCAGGCCCTCGCCGGCCGTGCCGCCCTCGCCGCCGCCCGGCACGACTTCACCGGCGCGCTGAAGGACGCCGACCGGGCCCTGAAGCAGAACCCCTACAACGAACGCGCCCTGTGCACGCGTATCGACGCCCTCGTCGAACTCGGCCGGTACGAGGACGCCGCCGAGGCGGCCGGCACCGCCGACGACAGGCGGCCCGGGGTGCCCGTGTTCACGCGGTACGCGTACGTGAAGGAGCTGCGCGGCGACGTCCGTGCGGCGCGTGACGTGCTGGAGCGCGCCCTGGAGGCCGCCGACTCGCCCGCCGACATCGCGTACGTCGCCACCTCCCTCGGCCAGCTCGCCTGGAACCAGGGCGAGTACAAGACGGCCCTCGGCCACTACGCCCGTGCCCTCGCCGCCGACGAGGCCTACCTCCCCGCCCTGGAGGGCCGCGCCCGCGCCCAGGCCGCGAACGGCGAGCGGGCGGCCGCCGTCGAGGGACTGGAACAGGTCGTCGCCCGCTTCCCGCTGCCCGGCCCGCTCGTCGCCCTCGGCGAGCTGTACGAGGACCGCGGTACCGACGGCGACCGGGCGAAGGCCGGCGACCAGTACGCCCTCGTCGACGCCTGGACGTCCCTCGCCCGCGCGGGCGGTGTCAACGCCGACCTCGACTCGGCCATGGCCGCCGCCGACCACGGCGACAAGAAGGAGGCCCTGCGCGCCGCCCGCGCCGAGTGGAACCGCCGGCACAGCGTGCACACCGCCGACGCCCTGGCCTGGGCCCTGCACGTCAACGGCCGCGACGAGGAGGCCCTGCCGTACGCCCGCCGCGCCACCGCCACCGGCTACCGCAACGCCGGCTTCCTCTACCACCGCGGCATCATCGAACGCGCCACCGGGAACGACCGCGAGGCCCGCGACCACCTGAAGGCCGCGCTCGACCTGAACCCCGGCTTCTCGCCGCTCGGCGCCCGCGAGGCCCGCACCGCGCTCAAGGACCTGGAGGGGACCCGGTGA
- a CDS encoding nickel transporter produces MTPRRLFASGAAVLTAACALTLLPAGAASAHPLGNFTVNRYDGLVAAPGELRVHHVEDLAEIPATQAGPDIERLGITLWARERCAAAAADSRLTVDGRGTPLTAERSHARVRPGQAGLDTLRVECELTAPLPSGTSDEETVSLGFRGAGASSGPGWREITARGDRMTLTGSDVPEKSISAELTRYPEELLSSPADTAAAALRVRPGGAALAEEESDAPAASVLPRGADRWTRALDDLVARHDLTAGFAALALLIAVVLGAMHALAPGHGKTIMAATAAARGGQARMKDVLPMAASVTVTHTLGVVALGLLVTAGSAAAPSVIAWLGVASGILVTLAGASLVRRALRSRAHPHHHGPGGHTHTHDDESHGHGHTHAHDHHHHDHDHRHHDHDHRHHDHRHHDHDHPHDHARPHSHPHTVEHTHGGFTHSHPVAPTLRGTILMGFAGGLVPSPSAVVVLVGAAALGQAWFGLLLVVAYGVGLALTLTAAGYAVVKAGSGMTRLLDRRPRWTAGPMAALVRRTAPLGSALAVVVLGAGLVFKGAASALG; encoded by the coding sequence GTGACCCCGCGCCGCCTGTTCGCGTCCGGCGCCGCCGTCCTCACGGCCGCCTGCGCGCTCACCCTGCTGCCCGCCGGTGCGGCGAGCGCCCACCCGCTGGGCAACTTCACCGTCAACCGCTACGACGGTCTGGTCGCCGCCCCCGGCGAACTCCGGGTCCACCACGTCGAGGACCTCGCCGAGATCCCGGCGACCCAGGCGGGACCCGACATCGAGCGACTGGGCATCACCCTGTGGGCCCGCGAGCGGTGCGCCGCGGCCGCCGCGGACAGCAGGCTCACCGTCGACGGCCGCGGCACCCCGCTCACCGCCGAGCGCAGCCACGCGCGCGTGCGGCCCGGGCAGGCGGGGCTCGACACCCTCCGTGTGGAGTGCGAGCTGACCGCTCCCCTGCCGTCCGGCACGTCGGACGAGGAGACCGTGTCCCTCGGCTTCCGTGGCGCGGGCGCCTCCTCCGGCCCGGGCTGGCGGGAGATCACGGCGCGGGGCGACCGTATGACGCTCACCGGGTCGGACGTACCGGAGAAGTCGATATCGGCCGAACTGACCCGCTACCCCGAGGAGTTGCTCTCCTCTCCGGCCGACACCGCGGCCGCCGCCCTGCGCGTGCGCCCCGGCGGTGCGGCCCTGGCCGAGGAGGAGTCGGACGCCCCCGCCGCCTCCGTGCTGCCGCGCGGCGCCGACCGCTGGACGCGGGCCCTGGACGACCTGGTCGCCCGGCACGACCTCACCGCGGGCTTCGCCGCGCTGGCCCTGCTCATCGCCGTCGTCCTCGGCGCGATGCACGCGCTCGCCCCGGGCCACGGCAAGACCATCATGGCCGCGACGGCGGCGGCCCGGGGCGGCCAGGCCCGGATGAAGGACGTCCTGCCCATGGCCGCCTCGGTGACGGTCACCCACACCCTGGGCGTGGTCGCCCTGGGCCTCCTGGTCACGGCCGGTTCGGCGGCGGCCCCCTCGGTGATCGCCTGGCTCGGCGTCGCCAGCGGGATCCTGGTGACCCTGGCGGGCGCGAGCCTGGTCCGCCGGGCCCTGCGCAGCCGCGCGCACCCCCACCACCACGGCCCCGGGGGCCACACCCACACACACGACGACGAGAGCCACGGCCACGGCCACACCCACGCGCACGATCACCACCACCACGACCACGACCACCGCCACCACGATCACGACCACCGCCACCACGACCACCGCCACCACGATCACGACCACCCGCACGACCACGCCCGCCCCCACTCCCACCCCCACACGGTCGAGCACACCCACGGCGGGTTCACCCACTCCCACCCCGTCGCCCCCACCCTCCGCGGCACGATCCTCATGGGCTTCGCGGGCGGGCTCGTGCCCAGCCCGTCCGCCGTGGTGGTGCTCGTCGGTGCCGCGGCCCTCGGGCAGGCCTGGTTCGGTCTGCTGCTGGTCGTCGCGTACGGCGTCGGGCTCGCGCTCACCCTCACGGCCGCCGGGTACGCCGTCGTCAAGGCGGGCAGTGGCATGACCCGGCTCCTGGACCGGCGCCCCCGCTGGACGGCGGGCCCGATGGCGGCCCTGGTACGCCGGACCGCGCCGCTCGGCTCGGCCCTCGCCGTGGTGGTACTCGGGGCCGGACTGGTGTTCAAGGGGGCGGCATCCGCGCTGGGCTGA
- a CDS encoding serine/threonine-protein kinase produces MSEEPGHERVIAGRYRLLAPLGEGGMGTVWRARDEVLHREVAVKEVRAPAGLGGDDVQRMYARLEREAWAAARVANRNVVTVYDVATDGGRPWIVMELVRGLSLAEVLDAEGPMPPQRAAHIGAEVLAALRAAHEAGVLHRDVKPANVLIANDGRIVLTDFGIAMVEGSSALTMTGEVIGSPEFLAPERALGRTPGPESDLWSLGVLLYAAVEGHSPFRHDTPLSTLRAIVDEELPPPHRAGPLAPVIEGLLRKDPAQRLPAERTEQDLRVIAAGGSPHAGTVRAMPYPPTVAARPEPSPTPPMPFPGRSAASGSGATTTAAGQDRDRRAGRALVAGVVALALAVGGLTYALLNRGGGDGNGNRGAGASTPAETKDPPRNTGSGKSSPSPTPSESESEESSPPPQSVRVGLDGTRTDYSGPCPPPSAETPRFTATFTVGRLPAEVRYRWVTQDGSVLDGGWKTLSFPEGGGRTKQDAVTVTTDAESGTFENEIGVEVREPVRTTSESVPFSITCETETPTGGASPSPSDTGSDGGSDTESDTDSG; encoded by the coding sequence GTGTCCGAAGAACCGGGCCATGAGCGTGTGATCGCGGGCCGCTACCGGCTCCTGGCACCGCTCGGCGAGGGCGGTATGGGGACGGTGTGGCGCGCCCGCGACGAGGTGCTGCACCGCGAGGTCGCCGTCAAGGAGGTGCGCGCCCCGGCCGGACTGGGGGGCGACGACGTGCAGCGGATGTACGCCCGGCTGGAGCGGGAGGCGTGGGCCGCGGCCCGGGTCGCCAACCGGAACGTGGTGACGGTGTACGACGTGGCGACGGACGGCGGCCGGCCGTGGATCGTCATGGAACTGGTCCGCGGGCTCTCCCTGGCCGAGGTCCTGGACGCCGAGGGCCCGATGCCGCCGCAGCGTGCCGCGCACATCGGCGCCGAGGTGCTGGCCGCGCTGCGGGCCGCGCACGAGGCCGGGGTGCTGCACCGGGATGTGAAACCGGCCAATGTGCTGATCGCGAACGACGGCCGGATCGTGCTCACCGACTTCGGGATCGCCATGGTCGAGGGCAGCTCCGCGCTGACCATGACCGGGGAGGTCATCGGCTCGCCCGAGTTCCTCGCCCCGGAGCGGGCGCTCGGCCGCACGCCGGGCCCGGAGTCCGACCTGTGGTCGCTCGGTGTGCTGCTGTACGCGGCGGTCGAGGGCCACTCGCCGTTCCGTCACGACACCCCGCTGAGCACGCTGCGCGCGATCGTCGACGAGGAGCTGCCGCCGCCGCACCGGGCCGGTCCGCTCGCCCCGGTCATCGAGGGGCTGCTGCGCAAGGATCCCGCGCAGCGGCTGCCGGCCGAGCGGACCGAGCAGGACCTGCGGGTCATCGCCGCGGGCGGCTCGCCGCACGCGGGCACCGTACGGGCGATGCCGTATCCGCCGACGGTGGCGGCCCGTCCCGAGCCCTCTCCCACGCCCCCGATGCCCTTCCCGGGTCGGTCGGCGGCGTCCGGTTCCGGTGCGACGACGACGGCGGCCGGTCAGGACCGCGACCGCCGGGCCGGCCGGGCGCTGGTCGCGGGCGTGGTCGCGCTGGCGCTCGCGGTGGGCGGGCTGACGTACGCGCTGCTGAACCGCGGGGGCGGCGACGGGAACGGCAACCGGGGCGCCGGGGCGAGTACACCCGCCGAGACCAAGGATCCGCCGCGGAACACCGGGAGCGGGAAGTCCAGTCCTTCCCCGACGCCGAGCGAGAGCGAGAGCGAGGAGAGCAGTCCGCCGCCGCAGTCGGTGCGGGTCGGCCTGGACGGCACGCGCACGGACTACTCGGGCCCGTGTCCGCCGCCGAGCGCCGAGACGCCGAGGTTCACGGCGACGTTCACGGTGGGGCGGCTGCCGGCCGAGGTGCGCTACCGCTGGGTGACGCAGGACGGCTCGGTGCTCGACGGGGGCTGGAAGACGCTGTCGTTCCCGGAGGGCGGCGGCCGTACGAAGCAGGACGCGGTGACCGTGACGACGGACGCGGAGAGCGGGACGTTCGAGAACGAGATCGGTGTCGAGGTGCGGGAGCCGGTGCGGACGACGTCCGAGTCGGTGCCGTTCTCGATCACGTGCGAGACGGAGACCCCGACGGGCGGGGCCTCCCCTTCTCCTTCGGACACGGGTTCGGACGGGGGTTCTGACACGGAGTCGGACACGGACTCCGGCTGA
- a CDS encoding SGNH/GDSL hydrolase family protein, with protein MRRSRLVAFVGSLLLAAGTALTGAATAQASSLAPTGGYAALGDSYSSGVGAGSYISSSGDCKRSTKAYPYLWAAAHSPSTFDFTACSGARTGDVLSGQLGPLSSATGLVSISVGGNDAGFADVMTTCVTQSDSACISRINTARAYVDSTLPGKLDSVYSAIRSKAPNAHVVVLGYPRFYKLGTTCLGLSEAKRKAINDASDHLNTAIAKRAANHGFTFGDVRPAFTGHGICSGDSWLHSVNWLNIGESYHPKATGQSGGYLPVLNAND; from the coding sequence ATGAGACGTTCCCGACTTGTCGCCTTCGTGGGCTCGCTCCTCCTCGCCGCCGGCACCGCCCTCACCGGGGCAGCCACGGCGCAGGCGTCCTCACTCGCCCCAACTGGCGGCTACGCAGCGCTCGGTGACTCCTACTCCTCCGGAGTGGGCGCCGGCAGCTACATCAGCTCAAGCGGCGACTGCAAGCGCAGCACGAAGGCCTACCCCTACCTCTGGGCCGCCGCCCACTCACCCTCCACCTTCGATTTCACGGCCTGCTCCGGCGCCCGAACGGGTGATGTTCTGTCCGGACAGCTCGGCCCGCTCAGCAGCGCCACCGGCCTCGTCTCCATCAGTGTCGGCGGCAACGACGCCGGATTCGCCGACGTCATGACGACCTGTGTGACCCAGTCCGACAGCGCCTGCATCTCCCGCATCAACACCGCACGGGCGTACGTCGACTCCACGCTGCCCGGCAAGCTCGACAGCGTGTACTCGGCGATCCGCTCCAAGGCACCCAACGCCCACGTCGTCGTGCTCGGCTACCCCCGCTTCTACAAGCTCGGCACCACCTGCCTCGGCCTCTCCGAGGCCAAGCGCAAGGCCATCAACGACGCCTCCGACCACCTCAACACCGCCATCGCCAAGCGCGCCGCCAACCACGGCTTCACCTTCGGCGACGTACGCCCGGCCTTCACCGGCCACGGGATCTGTTCCGGCGACTCCTGGCTGCACAGCGTCAACTGGCTCAACATCGGCGAGTCGTACCACCCGAAGGCAACCGGCCAGTCGGGCGGCTATCTGCCCGTGCTCAACGCCAACGACTGA
- a CDS encoding S8 family peptidase produces the protein MAQLRSKRLGFAAITLSATAALVGGLTALPAQAAAPAEGRVLAADSPAAIKDSYIVTLKKSAGLKASSAAGKDLVEEYGGSVRKTFGKALNGYSATLSATEARRLAADPAVASVEQNQRVQLSATQTNAPWGLDRIDQTSLPLSRTYTYPDSAGTGVTVYVIDTGVRITHQQISGRAAHGYDAVDGDNNASDGNGHGTHVATTIAGSTYGVAKKAKIVGVRVLNNSGSGTTAGVIAGIDWVTKNHSGPSVANMSLGGGASASLDTAVRNSIASGVTYAVAAGNSSTTASSSSPARVAEAITVGATTSTDAKASYSNYGSALDIFAPGSSITAGWHTSDTATNTISGTSMATPHVAGAAAVYLAGHTSATPAQVASALVGGATTGKVTSAGSGSPNRLLKLVP, from the coding sequence ATGGCACAACTGCGTAGCAAGAGACTCGGGTTCGCCGCGATCACCCTGTCGGCGACCGCCGCCCTCGTGGGCGGGCTCACCGCCCTCCCCGCCCAGGCCGCCGCTCCCGCCGAGGGCCGGGTGCTCGCCGCGGACTCCCCGGCCGCGATCAAGGACAGCTACATCGTCACGCTCAAGAAGAGCGCGGGCCTGAAGGCGTCCTCGGCCGCGGGCAAGGATCTCGTCGAGGAGTACGGCGGGTCCGTGCGCAAGACGTTCGGCAAGGCGCTGAACGGCTACTCCGCCACCCTCTCCGCCACCGAGGCCAGGCGCCTCGCCGCCGACCCGGCGGTGGCCTCGGTCGAGCAGAACCAGCGCGTCCAGCTGTCCGCCACCCAGACCAACGCTCCCTGGGGCCTGGACCGCATCGATCAGACCTCCCTCCCGCTCTCCCGCACCTACACCTACCCGGACAGCGCGGGCACCGGCGTGACGGTCTATGTGATCGACACCGGTGTGCGCATCACCCACCAGCAGATCAGCGGCCGTGCCGCGCACGGTTACGACGCCGTCGACGGCGACAACAACGCCTCCGACGGCAACGGCCACGGCACCCATGTGGCCACCACGATCGCGGGCTCGACCTACGGCGTCGCCAAGAAGGCGAAAATCGTCGGGGTGCGGGTGCTGAACAACAGCGGCTCCGGCACCACGGCCGGTGTGATCGCGGGCATCGACTGGGTGACGAAGAACCACTCCGGCCCCTCGGTCGCCAACATGTCGCTCGGCGGCGGCGCCTCCGCCTCGCTGGACACGGCCGTCCGCAACTCCATAGCCAGCGGCGTCACCTACGCCGTCGCCGCGGGCAACAGCAGCACCACCGCCTCCTCGTCCTCCCCGGCCCGGGTCGCCGAGGCGATCACCGTCGGCGCCACCACCAGCACCGACGCCAAGGCGAGCTACTCCAACTACGGCTCGGCCCTGGACATTTTCGCGCCCGGCTCCTCCATCACGGCCGGCTGGCACACCAGCGACACCGCGACCAACACCATCTCCGGCACCTCGATGGCGACCCCGCACGTCGCGGGCGCGGCGGCGGTCTACCTGGCGGGCCACACCTCTGCCACCCCGGCCCAGGTCGCCTCGGCCCTGGTCGGCGGCGCCACCACCGGCAAGGTCACCAGCGCGGGTTCGGGCTCGCCGAACCGGCTGCTGAAGCTCGTTCCGTAA